The following proteins come from a genomic window of Proteiniphilum propionicum:
- a CDS encoding flavodoxin translates to MNKIAILYGSSGGNTESIAKQVQDLLNGNADLYNVGTVSLEEIKDYPYLILGTSTTGVGDLQDDWDSFLPSFAKMDFSGKKTAIFALGDSASFSNSFVESMKIIYDEIKDKVEIVGQVADEGYTYDDSTAVIDGMWVGLPIDEDNEYDMTEDRLVKWVEIIKKEFI, encoded by the coding sequence ATGAACAAAATTGCTATCCTTTACGGCTCATCAGGCGGAAATACAGAGTCAATTGCAAAGCAGGTGCAGGATCTGTTAAACGGCAATGCCGATTTATACAATGTTGGAACTGTTTCTCTCGAAGAAATAAAAGATTACCCCTACCTCATACTTGGTACATCAACAACAGGAGTTGGTGATCTGCAGGATGACTGGGACAGTTTTCTTCCCTCTTTTGCCAAAATGGATTTTTCCGGCAAAAAAACTGCCATCTTCGCATTAGGTGATAGCGCCTCTTTCTCTAACAGTTTTGTCGAATCAATGAAAATAATTTATGATGAGATCAAGGATAAAGTTGAAATTGTAGGGCAGGTCGCGGATGAAGGATATACATACGATGACTCCACCGCCGTGATCGATGGAATGTGGGTGGGATTGCCCATCGATGAAGACAATGAATATGATATGACCGAAGATCGTTTGGTTAAGTGGGTAGAGATAATTAAGAAAGAGTTTATATAA
- the pckA gene encoding phosphoenolpyruvate carboxykinase (ATP): MANLDLSKYGISNVKEIIHNPSYEELFIEETKPELEGFEKGQVTESGAVNVMTGVYTGRSPKDKFFVMDEVSKETIWWTSDEYKNDNKPITPATWQELKKITTKQLSGKRLFVMDTFCGTNENSRLKIRFIMEVAWQAHFVKNMFIRPTAEELANYGEPDFVVMNASKTDAGENWKELGLNSKTYTVFNLTEKMQLIGGTWYGGEMKKGMFSYMNYLLPLKGIASMHCSANTDSEGKNTAVFFGLSGTGKTTLSTDPKRLLIGDDEHGWDDEGVFNFEGGCYAKVINLCEESEPDIYKAIKRDALLENVTVDENGKIDYTDNSVTENTRVSYPIYHIDNIVKPKSKGPAAHQVIFLSADAFGVLPPVSILTPEQTKYYFLSGFTAKLAGTERGITEPTPTFSACFGAAFLSLHPTKYAEELVKRMEKSGAKAYLVNTGWNGNGKRISIKDTRGIIDAILDGSIDKAPTKQIPYFDFKVPTKLPGVDTAILDPRDTYADASKWDTKAMDLAGRFIKNFNKFTGNEAGKALVPAGPKL, translated from the coding sequence ATGGCAAATTTAGATTTGAGCAAGTATGGCATTTCTAATGTGAAAGAAATTATTCACAACCCGTCATACGAGGAGCTTTTTATTGAGGAGACAAAACCTGAGTTAGAAGGTTTTGAGAAAGGTCAGGTCACAGAGTCAGGAGCTGTAAACGTGATGACCGGTGTATACACAGGCCGTTCACCCAAGGACAAATTCTTTGTCATGGATGAGGTATCAAAAGAGACTATTTGGTGGACATCAGACGAATATAAAAACGACAATAAACCCATCACACCTGCAACATGGCAGGAGTTGAAGAAAATTACCACGAAGCAGCTTTCAGGCAAAAGACTTTTCGTAATGGATACCTTTTGTGGAACAAACGAAAATTCACGTTTGAAAATCCGCTTTATCATGGAGGTTGCATGGCAGGCCCATTTTGTAAAGAATATGTTTATACGCCCCACAGCTGAGGAGTTGGCAAATTATGGCGAACCCGATTTTGTTGTGATGAATGCTTCTAAAACCGACGCAGGCGAAAACTGGAAAGAGCTGGGATTGAATTCCAAAACATATACAGTATTCAATCTTACAGAAAAGATGCAGCTTATAGGTGGTACATGGTATGGCGGTGAAATGAAAAAGGGGATGTTCTCTTATATGAACTACCTGCTCCCGTTGAAAGGTATTGCTTCTATGCATTGCTCTGCCAATACAGATAGCGAAGGCAAAAACACTGCTGTCTTTTTCGGCCTTTCTGGAACTGGAAAAACTACTCTTTCAACCGATCCAAAACGTCTTCTCATCGGTGACGACGAACATGGATGGGATGATGAGGGCGTTTTTAACTTCGAAGGTGGTTGCTACGCCAAAGTTATTAACCTGTGTGAAGAGAGCGAACCGGATATCTATAAAGCTATCAAGCGTGACGCACTTCTGGAGAATGTTACCGTGGATGAAAACGGGAAGATCGATTACACCGACAACTCGGTGACTGAGAATACCCGTGTTTCATATCCAATCTATCACATCGACAATATCGTAAAGCCAAAATCAAAGGGGCCTGCAGCACATCAGGTGATTTTTCTATCTGCCGACGCTTTTGGAGTGTTGCCTCCAGTTTCGATCCTTACACCTGAGCAGACAAAATACTATTTCCTGTCAGGATTTACAGCTAAGCTAGCCGGTACCGAGCGTGGCATTACGGAACCCACTCCCACCTTCTCGGCCTGCTTTGGTGCAGCATTTCTTTCACTTCACCCTACAAAATATGCCGAAGAGTTGGTGAAAAGAATGGAAAAATCAGGAGCAAAAGCTTATCTGGTAAACACCGGATGGAACGGAAACGGGAAACGAATCTCAATCAAAGATACACGCGGAATCATTGATGCTATCCTTGACGGATCCATCGATAAAGCTCCCACTAAACAGATCCCCTATTTTGACTTTAAGGTACCGACCAAGTTGCCAGGTGTAGATACTGCTATCCTAGATCCCCGCGACACATATGCTGATGCATCAAAATGGGACACCAAAGCCATGGACCTTGCAGGGCGCTTCATTAAAAACTTCAATAAGTTTACAGGTAACGAAGCAGGTAAGGCTCTAGTTCCAGCCGGGCCAAAATTGTAA
- a CDS encoding 3-keto-disaccharide hydrolase, with product MRNIFLTFIAVVLAISASAQEPKWENLFNGRNLRGWEKLNGTAEYKVQDNIIVGISRMNTPNTFLATKKTYSDFILEFDFKVDDGLNSGVQFRSNSLKEYKDGRVHGYQFEIDPSGRAWTGGIYDEARRGWLYPMNYNPKGQNAFKNGEWNRARVEAIGNSIRTWVNGIPCADLLDDVTRSGFIALQVHAIGSAGQEGKTVSWRNIRIMTEDLERFKSPESKDICQLNIIANTISEREAGEGWKLLWNGKTTEGWRGAKLDHFPEKGWSIENGILKVHKSDGGESTNGGDIVTTRPYKNFMLKVDFKITEGANSGIKYFVDTNLNKGQGSAIGCEFQILDDKKHPDAKLGVEGNRTLGSLYDLIAAPMDKPFRSGFFNTAMVIVDGNHVEHWLNGVKIIEYERNNQMWNALVNYSKYKDWPNFGNAEEGLLLLQDHGDEVWFQNIKIKELE from the coding sequence ATGAGAAATATATTTCTAACATTTATAGCGGTAGTATTAGCTATCTCCGCTTCGGCACAGGAGCCGAAATGGGAGAATCTGTTCAACGGACGCAACCTGAGGGGATGGGAAAAATTGAACGGAACAGCAGAGTATAAAGTACAGGACAATATTATTGTTGGTATTTCCAGAATGAACACCCCAAACACCTTTCTGGCGACAAAAAAGACCTACAGCGATTTTATACTGGAATTCGATTTTAAAGTGGATGACGGGCTTAATTCGGGAGTTCAGTTCAGGAGCAACAGCTTGAAAGAGTATAAAGACGGTAGGGTACACGGGTATCAGTTTGAGATCGACCCTTCCGGTAGGGCTTGGACTGGTGGCATCTATGATGAAGCCCGCCGGGGATGGCTATATCCGATGAACTACAACCCGAAAGGGCAGAATGCTTTTAAAAACGGAGAGTGGAATCGCGCCCGTGTTGAAGCGATAGGTAACTCTATTCGCACCTGGGTGAACGGTATCCCTTGCGCCGACTTGTTGGATGATGTAACCCGCTCGGGTTTTATTGCCCTTCAGGTTCATGCCATTGGAAGTGCTGGACAGGAAGGAAAAACAGTTTCTTGGCGCAACATACGTATCATGACCGAGGATCTCGAACGGTTCAAGTCACCTGAAAGCAAAGATATCTGCCAGCTTAATATAATAGCTAACACTATCTCGGAGAGGGAAGCCGGGGAAGGGTGGAAGCTGCTGTGGAATGGAAAAACTACCGAAGGGTGGCGGGGTGCCAAGTTGGATCATTTTCCTGAAAAGGGATGGTCAATTGAAAACGGTATTCTGAAGGTGCATAAGAGTGACGGCGGTGAGTCAACAAACGGAGGTGATATCGTGACTACCCGCCCTTATAAGAACTTCATGCTGAAGGTGGATTTCAAAATTACCGAAGGAGCTAACAGCGGCATTAAATATTTTGTGGATACCAATCTTAATAAAGGGCAGGGTTCAGCTATTGGCTGCGAATTCCAGATACTGGACGATAAAAAGCACCCCGATGCAAAACTGGGAGTAGAAGGGAACAGGACCCTTGGCTCGCTCTACGACCTGATTGCGGCACCCATGGACAAACCTTTCCGCAGCGGTTTCTTCAATACGGCCATGGTAATAGTGGATGGGAACCATGTAGAGCACTGGCTTAATGGGGTGAAGATTATTGAGTATGAGAGAAATAATCAGATGTGGAATGCGCTGGTGAACTATAGCAAATACAAAGACTGGCCAAATTTTGGTAATGCGGAAGAGGGACTGCTTCTTCTACAGGATCACGGAGACGAGGTGTGGTTCCAGAATATCAAAATTAAGGAGTTGGAGTAG
- the gnd gene encoding decarboxylating NADP(+)-dependent phosphogluconate dehydrogenase yields the protein MKKKADIGLIGLAVMGENLVLNMESKGYTVAVYNRTVTKVDGFLEGRGKGKNFIGAHSLEEFVASIERPRKVMMLVKAGKPVDDFIELLIPLLEPGDIIIDGGNSHFPDTMRRTKQVESKGLLYVGTGVSGGEEGALKGPSMMPGGSPEAWPHVKEIFQSVAAKVDGGVPCCDWVGENGAGHFVKMVHNGIEYGDMQIINEAYHLMKDLLGMDAFEQHEVFKKWNKGVLDSYLIEITTDILDFKDEDGSPLVEKILDTAGQKGTGKWTAVTALDLGIPLTLIGESVFSRCLSAQKNLRVKASKTISGKKPEFRGDKQQFIDDLEQALYGAKIISYAQGYDLMMEAAREYGWNLNYGGIALMWRGGCIIRSRFLGDIKKAFDNNPRLENLLLDPFFKEAVQSAQESWRRVCATALLNGIPVPALTSALNYFDGFRSERLPANLLQAQRDYFGAHQYERVDKPRGEFFHTDWTGYGGSTASTTYDV from the coding sequence ATGAAAAAGAAAGCAGATATAGGGTTGATCGGATTAGCTGTGATGGGCGAAAATCTGGTATTGAATATGGAAAGTAAGGGTTATACCGTAGCCGTTTACAACCGTACAGTGACTAAAGTGGATGGCTTCCTTGAGGGAAGAGGGAAAGGGAAGAACTTTATTGGTGCTCACTCCCTGGAAGAGTTTGTGGCTTCCATTGAAAGACCACGTAAGGTAATGATGCTTGTAAAAGCTGGTAAGCCTGTGGATGATTTTATTGAGCTATTGATTCCATTACTTGAGCCGGGAGATATTATTATTGATGGCGGTAACAGCCATTTCCCCGATACGATGCGCAGGACAAAACAGGTGGAAAGCAAAGGATTGCTCTATGTGGGTACTGGTGTTTCCGGTGGTGAAGAGGGAGCATTGAAAGGCCCGTCGATGATGCCGGGGGGATCACCCGAAGCGTGGCCACACGTGAAAGAGATCTTTCAGTCGGTGGCAGCCAAGGTGGACGGAGGCGTTCCCTGCTGCGACTGGGTAGGAGAGAACGGTGCGGGGCACTTCGTGAAGATGGTGCACAACGGCATTGAGTACGGCGATATGCAGATCATCAACGAAGCGTATCATCTGATGAAAGATTTGCTGGGTATGGACGCTTTTGAGCAGCACGAGGTGTTTAAAAAATGGAACAAAGGTGTCCTGGATTCCTATCTGATTGAAATTACCACGGATATTCTCGACTTTAAAGACGAAGATGGCTCCCCATTGGTGGAGAAAATTCTCGATACAGCCGGCCAGAAAGGTACCGGAAAATGGACCGCCGTCACCGCGCTCGACCTGGGTATTCCTCTCACGCTTATAGGTGAATCGGTATTCTCTCGATGTCTCTCAGCCCAAAAGAATCTGAGGGTAAAAGCATCTAAAACCATCTCCGGTAAAAAACCGGAGTTCAGGGGTGATAAACAGCAGTTTATTGATGATCTGGAGCAAGCATTGTATGGTGCCAAGATCATCTCATACGCGCAGGGTTACGACCTGATGATGGAAGCTGCCAGAGAGTATGGCTGGAATCTTAATTACGGAGGTATTGCCCTGATGTGGAGAGGCGGATGTATTATCCGTTCACGCTTTTTAGGTGATATTAAAAAGGCATTTGATAACAATCCCCGATTAGAGAATCTACTGCTCGACCCCTTCTTCAAAGAGGCAGTACAGTCGGCACAGGAGAGCTGGCGAAGGGTTTGTGCTACTGCTCTTCTGAATGGTATCCCCGTACCGGCGCTTACCTCTGCTTTGAACTATTTCGACGGGTTTCGCAGCGAGCGCCTTCCGGCGAATCTTCTGCAGGCACAGCGTGACTATTTCGGTGCTCACCAATATGAGCGTGTGGATAAGCCACGGGGTGAATTCTTTCATACCGACTGGACCGGGTATGGAGGAAGTACGGCTTCTACAACTTATGATGTTTAA
- a CDS encoding Gfo/Idh/MocA family oxidoreductase has protein sequence MTTRREFIKNAALASAGLAMGGISTKMNAASYNRVVGANKKVNLAHIGIGNRGWEIINDFDKTGLANVVALCDVDLGGEHTQKALAKFPNAKRFKDFREMFDKMGNEIEAVAIATPDFAHFPAVMLSMAEGKHVYVEKPLSRTFLESELIMKAAKKYPGVVTQMGNQGHSEANYFQFKAWKEAGIIKDVTAVTAHMNNPRRWHGWDTGIKKFPVAEPIPETLDWDTWLMARNYHDYNKDFHYGQWRCWYDFGMGALGDWGAHIIDTVHDFLELGLPEEVTPLKLSGHNDYFFPMSSTIEFKFPKRGNMPPVVITWYDGVDNIPSVPEGYGVSEIDPNIPSVAGGKIQPAKLNPGKEIYSKELTFKGGSHGSTLSIIPEEKARAMEKRLPEVPKSSSNHFANFLLACQGKEKTRSPFEISAPLSQVFCLGVAAQRLNRKIVFDRETKRVTNDAFADAFLTGEPPRKGWEDFYIV, from the coding sequence ATGACAACAAGAAGAGAATTTATTAAAAATGCGGCTTTGGCATCTGCAGGGCTGGCCATGGGCGGCATATCAACAAAAATGAATGCAGCAAGCTACAACAGGGTTGTCGGCGCCAATAAAAAAGTAAACCTGGCTCATATAGGCATCGGCAACAGGGGTTGGGAGATCATCAACGATTTTGATAAAACGGGCCTGGCCAACGTGGTGGCATTGTGCGATGTGGATCTGGGCGGGGAACATACCCAAAAAGCGCTGGCTAAATTCCCGAACGCAAAAAGGTTCAAAGACTTCAGGGAGATGTTTGACAAGATGGGAAATGAGATAGAGGCAGTGGCTATTGCTACACCAGACTTCGCCCACTTCCCGGCAGTAATGTTGTCTATGGCCGAAGGGAAACACGTTTATGTGGAGAAACCGCTGAGCCGCACTTTCCTTGAGTCGGAGCTGATAATGAAAGCAGCTAAGAAGTATCCAGGGGTGGTTACCCAGATGGGTAATCAGGGACACTCTGAAGCCAATTATTTTCAGTTCAAAGCATGGAAAGAAGCCGGTATCATTAAAGATGTGACAGCTGTCACCGCTCATATGAATAACCCCCGCCGTTGGCACGGTTGGGATACGGGCATTAAAAAGTTCCCCGTGGCTGAACCGATACCTGAGACGCTGGATTGGGATACCTGGCTGATGGCTCGTAATTACCATGACTACAACAAGGATTTTCACTATGGTCAGTGGCGTTGCTGGTACGATTTTGGTATGGGAGCCCTGGGCGACTGGGGAGCACATATTATTGATACTGTTCATGATTTCCTAGAACTGGGATTGCCTGAAGAGGTAACACCTTTAAAACTTTCTGGACATAACGACTACTTCTTTCCGATGTCGAGCACGATCGAGTTCAAGTTCCCGAAACGGGGCAATATGCCACCGGTAGTCATTACCTGGTATGATGGTGTGGATAATATCCCTTCTGTACCGGAAGGGTATGGTGTCTCGGAAATAGATCCAAATATTCCGTCAGTAGCAGGAGGAAAGATTCAGCCGGCCAAACTGAACCCCGGAAAAGAGATATATAGTAAAGAGTTGACTTTCAAAGGGGGGTCTCATGGGAGCACATTGAGCATCATCCCGGAAGAGAAAGCCAGGGCAATGGAGAAAAGATTGCCTGAAGTCCCGAAAAGCTCCTCCAACCACTTTGCCAACTTTCTTTTGGCCTGCCAGGGCAAGGAAAAAACACGTTCTCCATTTGAGATATCGGCTCCATTGAGTCAGGTGTTCTGTCTGGGGGTAGCAGCACAACGGTTGAACCGGAAAATTGTATTTGACAGGGAGACGAAGCGTGTGACCAACGATGCTTTTGCCGATGCTTTCCTTACGGGAGAACCGCCCAGGAAAGGATGGGAAGATTTTTATATTGTTTGA
- the upp gene encoding uracil phosphoribosyltransferase, which translates to MKVYNFSEENSLLNSFVREIRDITIQNDRLRFRRNIERIGEIMAYEISKNLTYKKIKVTTPLDVAEVNVPDEEIVIGTILRAGLPFHYGILNYFDGAENAFVSAYRKYKETGHQSFDIHIEYIASPWIDGKTLILADPMLATGSSMELTYRALLTRGTPSHIHIVTIIASRQAIEYCLNIFPEEKTTIWVAAIDPDLDESSYIVPGIGDAGDLAYGEKI; encoded by the coding sequence ATGAAAGTATATAACTTTTCGGAAGAAAACTCTTTACTTAACTCTTTTGTCCGTGAAATAAGGGATATAACCATCCAGAACGACAGGCTTAGGTTTCGAAGGAATATTGAAAGAATAGGAGAGATTATGGCTTATGAAATAAGCAAAAATCTTACTTATAAAAAAATTAAAGTGACTACGCCGCTGGATGTTGCGGAAGTGAATGTGCCTGATGAGGAGATTGTGATAGGGACAATATTGAGGGCAGGCCTTCCTTTTCATTACGGTATTCTGAACTATTTTGACGGGGCGGAGAACGCGTTTGTTTCCGCATACAGAAAATACAAAGAGACCGGGCATCAATCTTTTGATATTCATATTGAATATATCGCTTCGCCATGGATTGACGGGAAAACACTTATTCTTGCAGACCCAATGCTGGCGACAGGGAGCAGTATGGAGTTGACCTACCGTGCCCTGTTAACAAGGGGAACTCCTTCACACATCCATATTGTCACTATCATTGCCAGCAGGCAGGCAATAGAATATTGTTTGAATATTTTTCCCGAAGAAAAGACAACTATATGGGTTGCAGCCATTGACCCCGATCTTGACGAGTCCTCCTACATTGTTCCGGGAATTGGAGATGCGGGCGATCTCGCATACGGAGAGAAAATTTAA
- a CDS encoding sugar kinase translates to MSLKLRKEFKYSLVVPTSMGVRITPMNAQPVQSTNLFQMQATSAETNVASISSYLGLPVKVLTAFVKDSPIAAFIKADLRARNMDYEGPEVPQGGPWGYRHQFNIADSGFGLRGPRVQNDRAGEVGRTLNVKDFDLERIFGVEGVQIVHLSGLIAALSPETSNFCLEIARYAKKHGTLISFDLNHRASFWKGREKELHEAFTEIASLSDILIGNEEDFQLCLGIEGPKAGGENIEDTMDAFKGMIMNAKRAFPNVTVFANTLREVISANEHLWGAIVYENGNWHEAPLRKINVMDRIGGGDGFVGGLLYSILKKMEPDKWVQFAWASGALATTFLTDYAQPADEEVIWSIWKGNARVKR, encoded by the coding sequence ATGTCACTCAAACTAAGAAAAGAATTCAAATATTCACTGGTGGTACCCACCAGTATGGGAGTTCGTATTACACCGATGAATGCGCAGCCGGTGCAAAGTACCAACCTGTTTCAGATGCAGGCAACAAGCGCTGAAACCAACGTTGCTAGCATTTCTTCTTACCTGGGACTGCCGGTAAAGGTGCTTACTGCTTTTGTAAAAGATAGTCCCATAGCGGCTTTTATTAAAGCCGATCTCAGAGCACGGAATATGGACTATGAAGGGCCTGAGGTGCCCCAGGGCGGCCCGTGGGGATACCGCCACCAGTTCAATATTGCAGACAGCGGGTTCGGGCTGCGTGGGCCGCGAGTACAAAACGACAGGGCAGGTGAGGTGGGGAGAACGCTGAATGTGAAAGATTTCGACCTAGAACGAATTTTCGGCGTGGAGGGAGTCCAGATTGTACATCTCTCCGGACTGATTGCTGCGCTGTCTCCCGAAACAAGTAATTTTTGCCTGGAGATTGCACGCTATGCAAAAAAACATGGCACGTTGATCTCTTTTGATCTCAATCACAGAGCTTCTTTCTGGAAAGGCCGTGAAAAGGAACTTCACGAGGCGTTCACCGAAATAGCCTCCCTCTCCGATATTCTTATCGGTAATGAAGAGGATTTTCAGCTTTGTCTTGGAATTGAGGGCCCCAAAGCAGGAGGAGAAAATATTGAAGATACTATGGACGCTTTCAAAGGGATGATTATGAATGCAAAACGTGCTTTCCCTAATGTTACTGTGTTTGCCAATACATTACGGGAAGTGATCAGTGCCAATGAACATCTCTGGGGGGCTATTGTTTATGAAAACGGGAATTGGCACGAAGCTCCTTTGAGAAAGATCAATGTGATGGATCGTATAGGAGGAGGCGATGGCTTTGTAGGGGGATTGCTCTACAGCATTTTAAAAAAAATGGAGCCTGATAAATGGGTGCAGTTTGCCTGGGCGAGCGGCGCTTTGGCAACAACTTTCCTGACTGATTATGCACAACCGGCCGATGAAGAGGTGATCTGGAGCATCTGGAAAGGAAATGCAAGAGTAAAAAGATAA
- a CDS encoding lactate racemase domain-containing protein, whose amino-acid sequence MIYYENGSSQANLSKEDLKQGLYEALKRLGERKKILAVPPDYTRLPSRAGELTEMTWEYYGDKLTDILPALGTHTPMTAHQISHMFGETPETLFRDHDWRNDVLTMGEVPAEYIREVSEGKVDFSWPAQVNKLLVEGGFDLILSIGQVVPHEVVGMANYNKNILVGTGGSEGINKSHYIGAVYGMERMMGRADTPVRKVFNYATEKFLKQLPIVYVLTVVGVNEKGEQQTYGLFVGDNLDVFNRAAKLSLEVNFVMVEKPLQKVVVWLDPTEFKSTWLGNKSVYRTRMAIADGGELIVLAPALKEFGEDKKIDSLIRKYGYFGTPYTLKAVSENQDLRDNLGAAAHLIHGSSEGRFSITYCPGKAPENLSRQEIESVGFKWEDIDKAMGKYTPHSLNEGFNTLPDGEEIYYISSPALGLWAHRDRFEY is encoded by the coding sequence ATGATTTATTACGAAAATGGTTCTTCTCAGGCCAACTTATCGAAGGAAGATCTGAAGCAAGGACTTTACGAAGCATTGAAAAGATTGGGAGAACGGAAGAAAATTCTGGCCGTTCCGCCCGATTATACCCGCTTGCCCAGCAGGGCAGGAGAGCTGACGGAGATGACATGGGAGTACTATGGTGATAAACTGACCGATATCCTTCCTGCATTGGGTACACATACGCCCATGACAGCACACCAGATCAGCCACATGTTCGGCGAAACACCGGAAACACTTTTTCGGGATCACGACTGGCGCAACGACGTGCTCACCATGGGTGAGGTACCGGCAGAATACATCCGGGAGGTATCGGAAGGAAAGGTCGATTTCTCCTGGCCGGCGCAGGTTAATAAACTGCTAGTGGAGGGGGGCTTCGATCTGATCTTATCCATCGGGCAGGTGGTTCCCCACGAAGTGGTGGGGATGGCTAACTATAATAAGAATATCCTTGTCGGTACCGGAGGTAGTGAAGGGATTAACAAGAGTCACTATATTGGTGCGGTGTACGGCATGGAGCGAATGATGGGAAGAGCCGATACTCCGGTGCGAAAGGTGTTCAATTATGCCACGGAAAAGTTTCTGAAGCAGTTGCCTATCGTCTATGTGCTGACAGTGGTTGGAGTAAATGAAAAAGGAGAACAACAGACTTACGGCCTTTTCGTCGGTGATAACTTGGATGTGTTTAACCGGGCGGCGAAGTTGTCGCTTGAGGTTAACTTTGTGATGGTAGAAAAACCTCTGCAGAAGGTGGTAGTATGGCTCGATCCCACTGAATTTAAAAGTACATGGCTGGGCAATAAGTCTGTTTACCGTACACGAATGGCTATTGCCGATGGAGGTGAGCTGATTGTACTGGCACCCGCCCTGAAAGAGTTCGGTGAGGACAAAAAGATAGACAGCCTGATCCGTAAATACGGCTATTTCGGTACTCCCTACACATTGAAAGCAGTGTCGGAGAATCAAGACCTGAGAGACAACCTTGGGGCGGCTGCCCATCTTATTCACGGGTCGTCCGAAGGCAGGTTTTCCATCACTTATTGTCCCGGGAAAGCACCGGAAAACCTTTCAAGGCAAGAGATTGAAAGTGTAGGATTCAAATGGGAAGATATTGACAAGGCTATGGGAAAATATACCCCTCATAGCCTTAATGAGGGATTTAACACCCTGCCGGATGGAGAAGAAATCTACTACATCTCCAGCCCTGCCCTGGGACTGTGGGCGCACAGAGACCGGTTTGAATATTAA
- a CDS encoding 3-keto-disaccharide hydrolase gives MKLNYIITLIGVITITSVLISCNQKKEKETGSEWIQLFNGEDLSGWTPKITGYVVGENWGNTFRVEDGMIKVRYDQYDSLRNRFGHLFYKDEFSHYMLRVEYRILGEQAPGAPGWAYKNSGIMIHGQTPESMEIDQDFPTSIEVQLLGSDSLVQRTNLNVCTPGTNIVMENKLILDHCINSTSGYFYGEEWITVEVEVRGNEVIRHIVNGDTVLEYNQPQLDERDATYVRLFELNGGDKMLSKGTISLQSEGHPIDFRKVEIMVMEE, from the coding sequence ATGAAATTAAACTACATCATAACTCTAATAGGAGTTATTACGATTACATCTGTTTTGATCTCTTGTAATCAAAAGAAAGAAAAAGAAACTGGCAGCGAATGGATTCAGCTTTTTAACGGAGAAGATTTATCAGGCTGGACTCCCAAAATTACCGGGTATGTGGTGGGTGAGAACTGGGGCAACACCTTCCGTGTGGAAGATGGAATGATTAAGGTGCGTTATGATCAGTATGACTCTTTGAGAAACAGGTTTGGGCATCTTTTCTACAAAGACGAATTTTCGCATTATATGCTTCGGGTGGAATACAGAATATTGGGAGAGCAAGCTCCCGGAGCGCCGGGGTGGGCTTATAAAAACAGCGGAATTATGATACATGGGCAAACACCGGAGTCGATGGAAATAGACCAGGATTTTCCAACCTCAATTGAAGTTCAACTTCTTGGTAGCGACTCGCTTGTACAACGTACCAATCTTAATGTATGTACACCAGGCACAAATATTGTGATGGAGAACAAATTGATACTTGATCACTGCATAAATTCCACTTCCGGTTATTTTTACGGTGAAGAATGGATTACGGTTGAGGTGGAGGTGAGGGGTAACGAGGTTATCAGACATATTGTAAATGGCGATACAGTACTTGAATACAACCAGCCTCAGCTGGATGAAAGAGATGCAACCTATGTCAGGCTGTTTGAGCTTAACGGTGGTGATAAAATGCTGAGCAAGGGTACCATATCGTTACAAAGCGAAGGGCATCCTATTGATTTCAGGAAAGTAGAAATAATGGTGATGGAAGAGTAG